AGAGGAATGAAAATAGGAAATAACCTTCTAGATCACTTCTATAAATCACTAATTACCCACAGAGAAGGGGATCACATGACAGTAAGTACTAATTCAGTTTTTCAAAAACCTGCTGTTGCACACACCGAGTCAGCCATCACATCTGATAAATCTCATCTGCAAAATCATGTTCCCCTTCTCAAATGCTTGCGTTTGATTATTTCTAGACATTCAAGTCAAATATGATATGTTTTCTCTTCATCTAGGCTACAGGGTACGAGTTTTTCAACAGCCCTACAACATTAACCCAGTAAGTGCGTAAAATTTGCCACAGATGTAACACTGCGCATGCTGCAATGATAGCCATTAGAATGATCACAACCTCCTACTTGGACATCCCATTTCTAAATCAATGCATAACACGACTGGATTGTGAATGTCATAAACCCACAATTGAACATTCACACTGCATACAGCCAGCAACAACATTCTCTGTGAATTTCCAACATGAAAGTCTTAATCATGCctcagaatttgaaaaaaaaaagttaaatgtaaacagtatgtgACATTATACTGGGCTGTACAGCCTTACAACAACACACATGTATTCTTAAATTAAATCAGATGTTGTGAACTGAAACACAACATCCTAGCATGATCTCTGAATGACACCATTTGAGTTTACATGGTTAAAAAGATATCGATGTGACCCCTGACTGGATTCCATGGTAGAAACAGCTCTGATATTAAATATAGATTAGTGTCTCATCCGTTGGCATCCCTTCATTTCGAGAGACGATAGTGTTGCACTAGGCAATGGATTCATATTGCCTTGGGAGGAAGATAAGGGCAGCCTCAGAGCCAaccacagttttttttttttttttctgccatagGACGGTCTTAAATTTGTTCTCTTTCAAATGCTTTCCCAAAGTTATATTCCCTATGACAAGAACTTTTAAATATTTGGTCTTGATGCTCTAGTACTTGGCATAATGAATAGAACACATCTTGTTTAATCAAGAGTTTTAGGATTGCAAAGACTTCATTTAAACCATAGTGAAAGGTCTTATCGAAAGGTCTAAAgatctcttatttttttttttgaataaaacaagggacaaaacaacaaaatctttAACACCGCTCGTAACAGCCAAGATCAGCTGGCAAATGTAGTATACATAGATTATTTTCCTCTGGCTTGCAGATGACATTATGTGGTATTTGAAACAGGATCTTAGATATATCTTGGTATACTTGGAAACAGCTCTGAGACCAGCAATCCAGACAGGTGTTACAGGATGAACTACATATTGAAGAATTATGTACAGCACATCAACCTGGAaagaaaggggggaaaaaaggatGTAAGGCAAAGGTTGATATACACACCACCAAAATAGCAAAATAACACACAACATTGCAGCTCTCACAACTTCTACCTAACCAAACATAACACAGATGCAATTTTTGTTCTTGTGTCACACAGCAACGccaaaatggaatgaaattagAGTGAGCTGCAAAGACAAATACcaatctaagaaaaaaaaaatcaaaacctcTTCCATTTCACACAAGCCTCATAGAACAATCAGAGATACAGAATATGACGTATCCCATGGTTTCATGGTCTTCCACTGTGTGCCACACATAAGAAATAGTGCACGCATCCTTTTGTaatataaaaatttgaatcattgCTTAGAGGAAGCACCATATTAGTTTCTGTGACACACAAACAGATCTCCCTCTCTGCACACTACAAAAAGTTGGTCATGACAACAACTAAAACTAAAATTACCAAAAAAATATCAACTTCAAGAATGCACTTTACATAGTAATACAAAGTCCATGTCATTACTGCACTAACAATAATATATTCTTTCACTTCTAAATTGTTACTAGTTTATCCACAATAGTTGCAAATTTGTATCACTGTATTGTTTGTTATATTTTTATAAAGAACAAAATAGACAAGAAGAAACTATCATTCTACAGTTGTAAACAGGAAAATGCTATGAAATGGAGAAAGAGTGCCACATGAGGactcatggaaaaaaaaaatgtaacaattacATTTAACAGTCATGAAAACGCATATCTTAGAGGATCCTGAGGGGTGTGAATTGTTTCAGTTGTTGACTGTGtattacttgtgtgtgtgtgtatgtacaggtgcataaaatatatatgatacatttctttttatatgtttttgtgaaatgatACATTTGGTTGTATGTTTTCTAACATAtgcttgtatgtttgtatcACTCACAGGCCTTCTTAAGCCGGCCGTCTTATGACGGATGTGATTTTAATTAGCTAACTAAAACTAAGCTTAACTAAGCTGAAAGTGCTAACAGAGAACCCACCTCATTTCCTCCTATTGTAGGTATAGCTCTTGCTCTTCCTAAAGCTCTCAAAGGGGTCATTGATGTCCACGCCCACCCCCTTGTACTTGTCCAAGTTCTGCCTTACGTCACCGCTCTCAATGGGGTTGACGATGCCCTGCTCCTTGGCACCGAGACCTTGGCCGGACCATCCTAGGGAGAAGGGGACGTAATGATGGTCATGTGATGAGGTTGAAAAGTCACATGATGAAACATTGTTACAATGCCAGGGCTGCGAAACAGTCATCCATCGAAATCAGTGATATTTCAAAGAGCAATCAGGAAGATACTTGTGTTACATGGAGCTCAGCTGGCCAACACATTGCCTGAATCAGGGAGCAATTTATATTCTCTTATGTAGACATGAAGAAATATCAAAGTTTACAGGAAGTCTCCTGCATGATCAGGGAAATTTGGCAACTCTACAATCCTTTTCTTCATATCTCACTAACATGAAGGAAAATTCAATATTACATTTATGACACAGTATTCTAACCCCTCCAAACAAACACTAATTGCTAGACCCTTGGCAAAACATtattgaatgataaaaaaaaaaaaacacaccttgAATCATCATACCCATGAGAATGAGATCTCTCTATTCAGAAACCATGAGGGTCACACTGAAAGCAAGTGGAACTATGAATTCTTTGACACGTTACATCTATCAAAGCCATGCCATACCTTCTCCATATTTCATGGAATAACTTTATATGctattgcaacttgcaataCAACAGAAAATCAGCTAAAGCAGTGAAGTAGCATTGCAAGTTCTTTCAGAAATAGAGCCGAGATACTAACAAGGTTAGCTCCTCAGTTCAAACCACTCACTCACCCATTTTCTTCATGAGCTGGTGACCCTTGTTGTCTTCTCCCAGCTTGGTTTCCACATTCATCTGGTAGAAAGGTTGACTGCATGCAGGAAGAAAAATGCAATGTGGTCAATGTTCATCAAAAAGAGAAACACTGCAGTGGTCAAAATACGACAATCTTTGTTCCCTCCATTCACAAGGTACTCACAAAATGTGTCACAAGCAATGATGTGACTAGTTCTGGTTTTCATGCACAAATATTAGAAACAGGGATATAATGAGTGTCTTTCAACTTCACTAGAACAATAATGTGTTTTGGAGGACATTTACACAAATCTGAACTACAAATAGTTGATATACAAAGATTGTGGATGACAAATTATTGCATATCACAATCTTTGGGATAGAGTACTTTACTATGTGTTTGATCTAATACATGTAATGTTCAAAGACATACGACTCACATTCCATAATCTGGCGTGGGGCTTCGTTTGGGAGacttctccctcctctctcgGCGGTACGAAGGAGGGCTGCGACTGCGACTACGACTGCGACTGCGGCTTCGGCTACGGCTGCGTGACTTCGACCTGGATCTTGACGACCGGCGGAAGAATCGGCCAGGCGGGGATCTTGACCGGGACCGGGACCGCGACCTTGACCTTGACCGGCGTAACCTCCTTGGTGGTGACCTGGATCGTGATCTCGACCTGGAGCGAGATCTCGACCTTGAGCGTGATCTGGACCTAATGGCACAAGGAGATTATACAAGACAGGCTTAGAGGGGTGTACGTCATCATTCTGAGCAACCTCCACAGCAGCGCCACAGAACTAATATTAGAGTGGTTCCCTCCTACTCGGAAGGGGTGGGGAGGACAAATTTTTTTCCCATGCTGCAATGCCATCCTATTGCGTCCCGCTGACTAATGTCTGATGTTATAACTGTGAATCAGCAGTCTGCGACCTGGTTTGTCAGGAATTAACCATCATGGCTGGGGAGTTGAAAACCTTGAGATTACCTGTCAGGATGTAGTCATCATTCTGAGACATTGATGGGGACAGTGTTTTTCAGTATCTCAGTCAAAGTATGTCTCAATCATGCAGGTTGCAGTCACAATTATGAGGtgaaaatcaaaactgaaatgaTATGTTTCGCAGGAATTTTCTGTACCTAAGCAGGGTTCACATGAAGGTGATTCCTAGTTTTGGGGTGTGCACTGTACCAGAAGGCAGTCTAAAATTATCAGAGAGCTTGTGATCATATTAACAGGTGGTATCATCCACACTGACTGTAGATATGTTATGAGAAATAATAAGTAAGTTTGAGCTCTTATTGACCAATTTCTTTGGGAAATCAAAAATGTTGAGCTAAATCAGATATAGAGGCCAGTAGAAGACATGTTCTCCTGAATAATGTAAAAATTGTTACAAACTCCCAAGGCCAGCACACAGATTGTGCCTGTGGTTTTATCTAGCATCCCTCTTCACCCAGCTTCTAAAAAGAGAATAGATTGGAATCCCACTGATAAGTCTGTAATACAACCCGCCCttcaaaacaacaagaaaaacaaaacagtgacaaaaaCCAAAGAAACACAAGTTTCAGTCACAGTCGAACATAGCATGCTCTCCTCTTTTGGAATGTAGTTAAATCAATCATCAAGTTGCCCCCACTAACCTGTATCTCCTCCtggattcttgcttggggggTGGAGTGGCTGGCTTGGTGGGAGGCGGGGTGAGTTCCTTCTCCACCCTGGATGGCATCCGCAGTGGCGAGAGGGGCTTCTTGGGTTTCTCCCTCCCCTCCTTCTCCCGCTCCTTCTTCTGTTTGGAATACTTCTGCTTGGCCTTGAAGAACTCAAAGAGCCCGTTCTGTTCCCACCCTTCGCTGCAAGATAATTCAGTGATCAATTCATCAATCCATCCATTCATCAACCAATCAATGAAtaaatccatccatccatcaataaATCCatcaataaattaattaatcaaccaaccaatcaatcaatcaatcaaactatccatcaatctatctatctatctatctatctatctatctatcaatctatctatctatctatccataatCTATGGGTGTTTGAAATGTCCAAGTCGCATTTCTTTGCTGTCACTTGTGTTAGACTAATAGAATAGCAAAGGGATGCTTCATATCTGAATGCAGGTGTTAGATCTAAACAGCTTTTGCTTCTGATACAAATATCCTTCATAACACTTGCACTAGGAATTTCTCTCTTTGTGACCAAATTTTTCAGGATAAATCAaagctgcacactggcactggtccaatGGTTCCTGACCACTGTTGGCGCAGTAACTTTTTCAAGAATggatgggtaaaaaaaaatggaaaaactgggtacctactggtctgacagaaGGTCGCACCCGtagaaaaatgggttagtgtgtaGCCCTGGATACATGCAGGATATCATGCAAGTGCTACATTACAGACCGTAATAGAGATATTGCCAAGTGCATTTTACACTTGACAAAATTAGCATGACAATGGAGCCAGAGAATTGAAtgcaacatttttgtttaaatctgTTTTACTATCCCCATCATGGTTGCCACCCACCTATTTCTTGGAGCATCCCTAGAGGGAGGAGCATAGAAGGCCTCCACTGCAGCCAGGAGGCGTTCACTGGGGGCCTGGGGAGGGGGTAACCGAATGTCCTCCGGGTCCAGGGGGTTGTAGTCTGTGTCCTCCAGCTGTGCATAACATGCAAACATCATCAGTAAAACATGTTAGTAAAAGCAATGATACCTCTAAAATGCACTAACTTTGCACAATATGTCATGTTTCTCTGTTCTCATTGTCACTATCAAGGGTCGTCCTCCTAAGGAAACTAAGCATCTAAAACAGCAAGAATACAAAACATGCTGGGCAATGTGGACAAATTCATATCATCAGTGTGGCATGCGATTAATTTCCACACAGCCCTGATGTTTCAGCCCTTTGTCTTATCAAGGTAGCAGTTTGAACAGGTGTATGAAAGTACTTGCAAAATCTGAAAGTGAAGTCTATTAAACCACGTACATTTCAATGCATTTGAATTGCCAAGAAATCGGAGAAGTGAGTTTTGGGCATAAAGAAAGGTCTGAAACAAGATTAAACTCTGAACGCAGTCCTGTCTGAACAAAGCCAAGATGGAGGGAGGCCCAGAAGAGAGGGCAAGACCGGTAACAAGTGCCATGTGACTCCGCCCACCTTCACGAGGGGTGCCATGAGTCCGGCCGGGAGGTCGTAGTAGGGCACCTTGGGCAGGAGGGAGACTTCGTTGTTGACCTCAGCCGAGGCTATGGGGGGTTGGTTCATGGGAGGGAGCGGCGGGGGAGGGAGGTCGGGGAAGAATCCCGGCGGGGGCTTGGAGAAATCGATGCCCGGCGGGAGCTGGAATGGCGGGATACCTACAAAGGATAATAAAAGATGTATAAACAtggagtttaaaaaaaaaaacatgagagggatggtatagttttagttCAGATacggattcagcttttaactctTTTTTCAAGTTGTTTTGGAAACTGCttccatgaaatattaaagCGCAAAAAATTCTAACGGGAGTTAAAAGTTATTTAATGACAATcagttctgaaatggctgagatatcctaaaacaaagcaaaacaaagtggtcctgataagtgatgggtcccatcttttactAGGACCATAAGAGGCATCTAATCATCTGAATCTCCATGTCAATGAAAAgtgcatgaatatttttgcttgtaatATGTAATGATCTTTTATCTCTTTGATTtggtagaattaaaaacatgcaaaatttgatgcattacATGGAAACCAACGGGCATACTGCATTGGCATGTCTTGAGAAAAGGAGACATTCATTGTTTCAGACAATACAAATTTTATCTAAACATTGCCCATGAAAGTCATTTGGCataaaattttatttcttttgcagTACGCAAATATATTTCTTGTCCAATTGTTTGGGGCTTATCTAAAAAATATGCCTAAATATATAAACAGTCCAACCAAATTCAGTAAAGCATACATTTGTATAGAGGAATTTGAACCCAAGTATTTAAATCCTTTATGTACAATGTTTGCACATACAAAAAAGTAGGATGTATGTAAAGTTCTACTTTCTCATCCATACACTATGGTTCTCACAAGAACTTATTTAGAACAGTAGAGGCTGAAAACTTCTACTTTTTAGCTGAAAGCCTCTCCATATTTACAGTGCTCGTAATACCAGGGAGGtttaagaaaaggagagacaactcgttcgtaattcatgcaaacacatgtttggtttcaaagcgttacaatgggatgtctagcattccactatacgctttgaagtcatgctctgcaCCGCTCTAGTTACAAGGTGAAGTTTGGAGATGAAGAACGCATTtaacctttcgttgaattacaagctttattcccccgtaaaattttaaatgaagtACTCGAATTGATTGGgagtagtttaggaaagaattcaatattataaacatgtatttttagtttctttgtaatgcgcaaatcaaaatgaaatgaaaattgaaaattaggccctcttaaaaacctaatatttttctatgatgcgcacatttccgcatgttagttttctattctttaatctgggatattttgatctttcaaataaagtactccgctaaagtgtgcaccagcatgcatttaaactatttgctgttaaaattgtcagttttacactgcattttgattcgctgctccaattcaaggtacacaaattcactgttgccatcacattgaaagagagagagagcgaaatgcagtaggggcaagtatttctagacgtgagagcgctagtcctgattattgatgctctcttttgtcaaagcacctgatttccacctgtagttaagcgcataacttctcggcggtgccacgcatccttcaaaggagagcaggagttgtctctccttttcttacacctccctggtaatacatgtaagCTCTAAGGATGTACACAGTGGAGGTACACCTACATAAATGTCATGAAATCAATGACTTCCACCATCAATGTGTTGCATTTAAGTAACAATGAGAGACTGCAGTGTCTTTATAACAATAATACTGACTCTTTCTTCTATAACGCTAATCCTCTACACAGCAGTGCTCGAAGCCCTTCACAGCATATTATTACCCCATTCACTGGAATCACACCtacagtttaaagggatcgtatagttttggttgagacataatttcatgtttctgacattttttggtgagataatcagaaacctctcatgaaatatgaaagagcatgtaattccatgaggaattcaacatttatttgacaaaaattggttttgaaatggccgagatattgaaaacaaagcaattctaataaagcgtgggacccacattttattatgatcgctttattttactttgtttttggatgtttcagtcattccaaacccgattttcatcaaataaattttgaattcctcttaaaaaggtatgttctgtgctatttcataagtgttttcttggtatctcccaaaagttaaaagcccaattctcaactccaccaatactgtaccatccctttaagacccTCCCCCACTCCAAGCGGATGGGGGAGAATAATTCTGGCCAGGTCATTGTTCAACGGCAAAGACATGCCGGGGGTCAATGTCACTAACCACATGTTGGCTTGCAAAGTGTTGGCAGGGGTGGGGTACTCACCAGGAGGGAAGGGGAGCGGGGGCCTGAAGCTTGGAGGCAGACCAGGGGGTGGTACCGAGGGGTCAAACCTCGCAAAGAGAGCTGGATCAAGGGGTGGCATACCTGTCGACAGACATCACAGCAACAACACGATTATGTCAGATACACACATTAAGATATGAGGTGACCATTTTCCTCAACCTTGAATTAGCTTCCCCAATCAAATAAATAGAAGGAATTTTACTCTCTTTAAACCATTACACTACAATACCATGTAGTTCAGGGGGTATTATGGACGTCAGTAGTAATGAATGACGAGAAATGCATGTCTCCCTGAAGCATATGTCTGAAATGATAAGGCTTACTGAAAAGTGCAAATACTTTAAATGAATGCTGGAAAATACACTTATCCCAAAAAGATGTTCTCATCCATAGTTGGATACTTTGAAAAAGTTCTCTCTTTAGAATAAATACAGTATTGATGCGATTAAATGTAAAGTCTGAATTCCGCAAACTGCTCTTCACTGAAATGGTATCACGTCAGATTAGTTTTAtcacttgtttgttttcatattaaGAGAGGTTGCTTATGTATTTAGTTTCCCTAGTGGCTGTGGTCATAGAAATCTTTGCAAGCTGAACATCTAATCGACCATGGTCAAATGTTGAGACTGCTGCTTACCCGGCAACTGTGGTGGCAGCTGAGGTTGTTGTGGGTCTCCCAGCTGTGGTGGCAACCCTGCAGGTGGGAAGACCACAGGTGGCAACATCAGAGACAACAGCACTCATGCATACAAACATTTGCAGAGATTAGCAGCTTGTCAACATTACAGCAATTTACATTATGCTCCTCATTCTAGACtccaatctttttttcttttttttttgaaagtcaaTGCTCTAAGATATGGAAGAAATAAATTCAATACATTAGTAATAATATCAATGACAGTATCAGTAGGACAAAAGAagaatatttgtgtgtatgtatgcactttcaatgtgaaaacaaaacaacaaatatctCTAGAGTGACAGAGAAGCAGATCTATGTTATTGGTTACCTGGTGGGAGTGTCGGTAATCCGGGTGGCAGGCCATCAGCATTCGGTACCACCGCTGCTCCCTGCACAATGCCCTGGGGTACACTGACTGTCTGAGGGGGTAACTGACCCGGTACCAGGGTTCCCGCCGAGGAGGCTGTGGGGAAGGCTGGGACAGAGGGGGCAGGCGTACCCGCAGCAGCCGTCTGTGCTGGGGGCAAGGCGAAAGATGTGGGAGGGGCCTGAGGCAGGGAGACCGCcagctgttgctgctgctgctgctgttgctggacatgttgctgctgttgctgctgctgctgctgctgggcGTGTTGCCGCATGTGTATCACATAGTCGTTGTGCTGCTTCTCCAGGCCGGTCACTTGGCTCTGGGTACTAGCCTGGATCTGGCGGATGGCATCTCCATTCTCTGCGATCTGTGAGGCCTGCAGAGACATATAGAGCATGGAGAAAATTAGAATAAGTTTTGCGTTTTCTTTCATTCAGCAATGAGCTCCAAGCATATCATATTCTAGAagtctttttcctttcattttcaaacagGTCTCAGCAGACAATGGCAACTGACATTCAAATTGCAGTTTATATGCCAGTTTGGATCACACTGTCTCATGGTGTTGCAAAGTGGAGTAAAGATGTACCACATACTTTGTACGACagatgttctttttcttttccttccacAGCTTATAACATACCTTCAATCATCCATAAAAAGCATGGTCGGAGTTTCTCAATCAAATATACAATGACCAGATCTGAATATTTACTAGACGAATCATCATTCCACACAAAAATTACAGTA
This sequence is a window from Diadema setosum chromosome 13, eeDiaSeto1, whole genome shotgun sequence. Protein-coding genes within it:
- the LOC140236694 gene encoding calcium homeostasis endoplasmic reticulum protein-like, coding for MEGMPQPPADVDLRNIIDKLANFVARNGSEFEQMTKEKQKDNPKFQFLFGGEHYNYYMYKVSSEQQSIQQKEKLAQQQAIIQDVITQQSIQSAPWQPQIQQQQQIEEQIAQSEENLGKQKEVLMQQQNKQIEEIIVKNREQVVVAMAADLDVNLGELDTRLQAIVDACTKDAISSGKQWIFSTSKSPKHCELIAKYLLHQILAKAAPFNAKLHLIYLINDVLYHCTRRNAQELQHALEDVVLPIFCTTHSGADEDQKGKLEKVLKLWETNNYFNSEVMEKLKNPGDSLTLYQASQIAENGDAIRQIQASTQSQVTGLEKQHNDYVIHMRQHAQQQQQQQQQQHVQQQQQQQQQLAVSLPQAPPTSFALPPAQTAAAGTPAPSVPAFPTASSAGTLVPGQLPPQTVSVPQGIVQGAAVVPNADGLPPGLPTLPPGLPPQLGDPQQPQLPPQLPGMPPLDPALFARFDPSVPPPGLPPSFRPPLPFPPGIPPFQLPPGIDFSKPPPGFFPDLPPPPLPPMNQPPIASAEVNNEVSLLPKVPYYDLPAGLMAPLVKLEDTDYNPLDPEDIRLPPPQAPSERLLAAVEAFYAPPSRDAPRNSEGWEQNGLFEFFKAKQKYSKQKKEREKEGREKPKKPLSPLRMPSRVEKELTPPPTKPATPPPKQESRRRYRSRSRSRSRSRSRSRSRSRSPPRRLRRSRSRSRSRSRSRSPPGRFFRRSSRSRSKSRSRSRSRSRSRSRSRSPPSYRRERREKSPKRSPTPDYGIQPFYQMNVETKLGEDNKGHQLMKKMGWSGQGLGAKEQGIVNPIESGDVRQNLDKYKGVGVDINDPFESFRKSKSYTYNRRK